The proteins below are encoded in one region of Xenopus laevis strain J_2021 chromosome 8L, Xenopus_laevis_v10.1, whole genome shotgun sequence:
- the polr3gl.L gene encoding DNA-directed RNA polymerase III subunit RPC7-like: MAGKGRGSGRGQLTFNVEVVGITRGEALPPPTLQPPPLFPSLEYKPVPLQTGEEVEYMLALKQELRGAMKTLPYFIKPAELKKDVERYSDKYQTSGPVDNAIDWQPDWRLLPRELKIKVRKPQKDKSAVVLPKHKQRVPVDKEEIIKKLENLEKKEEEVSSEEEEENKEEEEEKEEGEEYDEEEHEEETDYIMSYFDNGEEFDGDSDDNMDEATY, translated from the exons ATGGCTGGAAAAGGCAGAGGTAGCGGTCGGGGCCAACTGACTTTTAATGTGGAGGTTGTTGGTATTACCAGAGGGGAAGCATTGCCCCCGCCCACTCTCCAACCTCCTCCGTTGTTCCCG AGCCTAGAATACAAACCAGTACCCCTGCAGACAGGGGAGGAGGTGGAATATATGCTGGCGCTGAAACAGGAACTTCGAGGAGCCATGAAGACTCTCCCATATTTCATCAAGCCCGCTGAGCTAAAGAAAG ATGTTGAACGCTACTCTGATAAATATCAGACGTCTGGACCTGTTGACAATGCTATCGACTGGCAACCTG ATTGGAGGCTGCTGCCACGTGAATTGAAGATAAAAGTCAGAAAGCCACAGAAGGACA AATCCGCTGTTGTCCTCCCCAAACACAAGCAAAGAGTTCCTGTGGATAAGGAGGAGATTATTAAGAAACTagag AACCTggaaaagaaagaggaagaggTGAGCTccgaagaggaggaggagaacaaggaagaggaagaagaaaaggaagaagggGAGGAGTATGATGAAGAGGAGCACGAGGAG GAGACGGATTACATCATGTCCTATTTTGATAACGGCGAGGAGTTTGACGGCGATAGCGATGACAATATGGATGAAGCCACCTACTGA